The following nucleotide sequence is from Leopardus geoffroyi isolate Oge1 chromosome A1, O.geoffroyi_Oge1_pat1.0, whole genome shotgun sequence.
AGCAGTTCAACTGAGCAAGGTTGGAAACCTAatatccctttattttcttttaaagttattccTTATTGATTTTGGTTTGGCCAAAAAGTACAGAGACAACAGGACAAGGCAACACATACCATacagagaagataaaaatctCACTGGCACCGCCCGATATGCTAGCATCAATGCACATCTCGGTATTGAACAGAGGTAAGTTTGAAAAATGCATGTGTTTCTCAGATCCATAGCAAAAGCCACTAATgggttttggaaatattttaactaGTTTCTTGTGATGCCTAAAGATGTCTCTTGGCTGAAGATTTGAAAGATGCTTATTAATTCTTTTACCTGTTGAGCTTTAGTCAGTGCTGTGATGCCAGTTAAACGAGagaccttttgtttctttgttgaaggTTGTCTCTTGGGGAGAAAATACTCCGTGATGGAAAATTAGAAgcataaatgtaattttatcttgatgtttgtttgtttacttgcaACTGAAGACAGTAGTACTTATTTTCTTCATGCTGatcttgaatttttatattttagtgatgCAAGTTGAGtttggaaaataatgttttagttatttagttTTACAAGGAAAATGTTACCTGAGTCCTAATGAACTAAGAGGGGGTTGGTGGGCCATCTCATGTTCTGCTCTTCACTCCTACATAAATTAATAAGATCTGATTTGAAGTAAACATTGTCATGATCTCggtgctttttctatttcttctatcttctatttttttctggtctttcatcttcccttcctcttttaccaatcaatttttattccttaaaacaagcatagaaatgataaatgatatgCTTCTAGGTTCGGGAACCTCAAGAGAAGGATCTTAAGCTTAGGAAATGttcagtgtgtatgtgtatatatattcgcATGCATCATTAATtggctttaaaatgttaattggggagcttgggtggctcagtcagttaagcatctgactcttgattttggccccggtcatgatctcatggttcataagtttgagcacCATCACCACGCTGTTGGTGCGCaaggaacctgtttgggattccctctctctttgcccctactctgctgtgttctctctctctctctctctctctctctctctctctctctgtgtctcaaaaataaacaaacttaaaaaaaatgaaatgctaattTATTTCAGCATCCCTCAAGTTAGTTTTTAGGAGCTTCTGCAAAACTTAAAAGTGTCCTGCTACTTTGTACTTTGTTCTGTCTTCTTCATTAACCTCATTTAGAAAGTTGTCTCGCTAAATCCTTTTTGCTCTTTAGAAATTAAATTGCAGGACTGTGTtggattttataattttgtgttctgtgagaaaattttgtttagaagTAACTCGTTATGAACTTTCTTATTACTTTAAGTACCTTCTTTCACAAGCCACCAAATTGCTCTTTCTCTTCGCTTGGGAAAACTTCTCGTgtacctggctttttttttccagatgcttTCCATAATAATTCCAGCTcgtaaatttacattttcttttctagccGCCGAGATGACATGGAATCATTAGGATATGTTTTGATGTATTTTAATAGAACCAGCCTGCCCTGGCAAGGACTAAAGGTAAACCAGACTTCCATTAccagtctttttgttttggtttaagaataaaaatacacattggaGATGAACTTTAAGGTCCCTTTGAAACCTAAAGCTTTCTGAGAGtgaattaactttattttaaccttttattgggaaaataaaatctgatcgCTTCAGCAAGAATTAATAGAATCCCATTGTCAGGCCTGAAGAACAATTTCCTTTGGGACAGTAAGCAGATACCCACTGGTAACCAGTAGCTTTATCCGAATGGAAATTGACGTGGGCTAATTAAAGGTGGAGGCTTTCTGATTTTGATGTGTTGCCAGTGTGTTGAAAAGGAAGACTTTTATGTGTAGTAAAACTGGTTCGTCTAGTAGTACTACTAgctatattatttaattatcctAACATTTGCTCCTATTAATTAGGAGTTTCACCTTGATTTTTGTGAGTGTCTGTTAATGATAAAATCACTGTGTCCTAGAATTTAATGGCTATTCTGATACTTTATTGTTCCTTTAAAGGAAAATGGTCCCTGTGTTTACTTAGCATCTGTGAATTAGATAAATTGCTCAGTGCTTGTGTGGATAGCCCTATCAAAAATGAGTAATTTTTACACTGGAAAAGTATTTTGACGTAACGTAACTTACTAATGTTACTAAATGTTGAGCACTTTTGTTGGTATTGAGCTGCCTTTACTTTTGCCCTTGTGTTGAGTATTGATTATGAAAACACATTTCAGATTTGACTTCATCCATTTTTACTTAAATCATGTTCCTATTAGACTTACCCTTTCCTAATAGCTAAAAATGTTCTTGAGGTAGAAACACCGGTAAAGAGCTATCAgtgtgggtgggggttgggtgtgttttatttactttgatttgGTTTTAATTCTAAGGTATGATTTCTCTTGAATCTCATGTTGACATTTATGTCTAGTGGGTTAAACTAACACGGTTCTTCTCAATAGTATTGACTATGTCTATGTGGTTTGATTCTTATTTTCCACAGGCTGcgacaaaaaagcaaaaatatgaaaagataagtGAAAAGAAGATGTCCACTCCTGTTGAAGTTTTATGTAAGGCAAGTGTGcttgaggcctttttttttttttttttttaataaataatccaAGAAGAGGGAGCATTTTATTTGCCTGTCCTGGAACTTAAACATCCTATGAGGTAGCTAGCTActaccatttttaatttactttttgatgATTCTAAGTATCTTTAAGAGTAGCTTGAGTATatgagccattttattttttaaaaatgtctacttattttgagagattggaAGAGGGAGCATCCCACGCAAGCTCCGCACTaagtacagagccctatgcgggactCCATCCCGCAACCTCAAGATCACAACCCAAGCTGATACCCaagcttaaccagctaagccatccaggcatccctttaGGAATCAtttcaaataagtattttatgtttctcatttGTTTGGGTTCTGTAATCTGTTAAAAactagaggggggaaaaaaagggcatGTAAAGTTGTCTAGTGGAACCTCACTAgttcatgagaaaataaatattctcatCCCTAAACTGGTGCCAGAAAATAATGGATATCGGCAGTTGGCAGGCATATCAAGGAGTAGGGAGACAAAGGCATATCACAGTATTCCAAAAATAGCCAATGGTGGACAATATAGGCGACAGTTGGAATCAGGCTCATTTCTCTTAAATCTCAAGCTTTGTAGAGAAGCCTAGGAGTTGAGAATGGAGAGCTGTCGGTTTCATGTTGGATAACCGTGGTCTCTTACATAGAAAGAAAACCACCTGGTCATCTTTGAGACAACAGTGGCATAACCGACATAATTAGAAGACcgtatataattatatagttgGGTGTTGGGAAGTCAACATGGAGTTGAAATAGTACTTTGTGGAAGGGGGAAAGTGGTGTTTTTATGTATCCCTATCCgcaaatttcctttttccttctccacatCTACAGTTAAAGGAGGGATTGGGGTGGGTAAGAGACTATGTTCTTTTCTGAGATTCaggatttgttttaaattaataaatacattgtagGTCCATGAATAAAATGTTCTTGTCTTAATGGTGCCCCcagataacttttttttgttttaagtttgtttttgagagggagacaaagaatcccaagcaggctccgtgctgtcagggcagagcctgatgcagggctcgatctcacgaaccatgagatcatgacctaagccgagatcaagagtcagatggatgcttaacctactgagtcacccaggcgcactctcccctccccacccccccaactttAAAATCTGTATACTTCAGGAAGCAAAACATGTGTTCTGTACACTACTATTTCTATGCAACAGAATGATTCATTTGGCTTACCGGGAAAGTCAGCCATttttcaggaagagaaagggagtgtTAGCACATCATCTGCTTCTGGGTTACGTATAATTTTGATCTAGAAATTGTGAACTAGGTCTCACTTTCTGGATTAGCCACATATAATTGTCAGGGTGCAGTGAACACAGAGTATTAGTATTATTAAAAAGTAGTGAGATTGTTTTCAGTCTCGTTACTAGTGGTAACTACTTCATATCTGTATTAGTTACGGCATTGGTAGTTTTCTTTTGTGAAGGTTTTGCCCGCTGTCATAAGATAGCAATGCATGAAGTATACTATTTGACTTTTACTTCTGGTTGTTTAGCTCTATTTGGAATACATAAATGCAGGTTCATCTGGTATGTGCtgtttaatgtctttttaagaatttaaataaaatgtataatatactGATTAGTTTCAGCTGTTCATTCTCGAACAGTGAAATAATATAAGAATGAAAGCTGTTTACATAAATGCAGTCAATAAAGATGAATGTTCCAAGTATATCCATTTTATCCTACCTTAGTTTTCTGGATACGAGAAATTTCTCAAAATCGGAAGGTTGTgggaagagactgtctcttttatttatttatttatttgtatttcaaaaaaaaaatttttttttcaacgtttatttatttttgggacagagagagacagagcatgaacgggggaggggcaaagagagagggagacacagaatcagaaacaggctccaggctctgagccatcagcccagagcctgacgcggggctcgaactcctggaccgcgagatcgtgacctggccgaagtcggacgcttaaccgactgcgccacccaggcgccccgagactgtCTCTTTTAACGTAAAGCTCTTCACATATATTTGAGGGGAAGGAtgcagggatttttgttttaatattttgcatttctacattGGTGATGGCAAAATCTTTTTGGTGATTAATATCTATAGgctcagggacgcctgggtggctcagtcggttaagcatcagactacagcccaggtcacaatctcatggttcgtggcttcaagacccacattgggctctgtgcagatagctcacagcctggagctgtttctgattgcatctccctccctctctctctctctctctctctctgcccctccctccctccttccctccctctcaaaaatcagtaaacaacaacaacaaaaaatacaggCTTAGAgatgtttatatacatttttgagaATCTTTcctaagaaactgaaaatggaaaaagtttaTGCCTACAGGTGTTCTTACTAGTATtgtttagaaaagagaaagattttaattGCCTAAATGGCCAGTTACAGGGAACTAGTTAAGTATGATGTATTCACTCGTTTGGATATTGTACAGCCGTTCAGAAGCTTATGAAGAGGTTGGAAAATGACACAGAAAGATACTTGGAATATAATGTTGGTGGCAAAACAGtaatatgtaaattatgtaaataaaataacagttgcggaaaaaagaaaaggcaatccCAGTCTTCGTAGGACAAAGCATTGGATTGATCCGTATCACAATAGTGGTTGCTTTGATTGCACTCTTGgtgattttacttttctgtttatgTAAGTATATTCtactacaaaaaagaaagtaatttcagaGTCTGAGAGAAAGTGCCTGTTCACTGTGCCTTTGTGGCAAATAACATTACCGGCCTCgatttttgtcatttgttcattgttttccattGAGTTGTTAGACGTTGATAAAGTAATAAATTAACAAGTGGGTTCTCCAAGTTATTTAAGGACATAATACTGTAGGGAAAGGAACCATATTTTCTCTGTACATGATGAAGTGGTCAgaacaatgaaattttattaaatttatgagGATACCAAGTCTTATTAGTTGCGTTCTCAGATCTTACGGCAAAGTAGTAGTAAAGCACTGTCCTCAAACAAGTTTtgcttgcatttttaaatgcatttatttttctgtcttaaataagttgttttgtttttttactttgtgttttaacTCTTGAACTTGTAGGGGTTTCCTGCAGAATTTGCCATGTACTTAAACTATTGTCGTGGGCTGCGCTTTGAGGAAGCCCCGGATTACATGTATCTGAGGCAGCTATTCCGCATTCTTTTCAGGTCAGTTTTTAAGGTGTTTTTAAGACTAGAGACTCCAGGGAAGGAAATTAGTCAAATCCACCCAAGACATCTGTTCTGACAAGTAGTGAAATAGAGTGACTCTAAccaatatgaataaaatattaagaaatttgagTTCATTTGGCATGTTTCCATTGTGATGCAAACGTGCTTGAAATTATTTTAGCTTGGGATGGAGAAACAGTTACTCAAACTCAAAGAATCTAACCTTTCCATGATAATGGCAACTCATGTTGCAATTCAAGTGACTGTTGGTGGTCCTTGGAACACTAACTTTGCTAATGGAACCCTATTTAATATCAAAATTAACAGCAATTTACATACGAGATAGTTATGGGGTGTATGATGGTGTGGGAGCAGGCCTCATACTCTAGGGTTCCCTGGTGCAACCCAGAAATGGTCTTGAGCGGATGGGGGAGGGCGATCGAGTGCATGTGGCTGGAAATCTTAGTTGGAAGAGAAGAAGAATCGGGGTAATTCTCTAAGTCCAGGAAAGTCTACTTTCCAAGCCACCAGCAtacacatctacacacacacacaaacacacccaccTGCACCCACCCACCAAGCTTACATTCTCATACCTACTCTGATTTGTTCTTAGAAGGTGCTTCCTATTTGGATGTTTCCGTAGATAATTGACAGCTTGAGTGCTGTTCATTACCACTCCCCTGCCTCTTTCAAGAAAGGTTAAAAGTCAGCTTCtttttgaaaaaggagaagaTTTATTCTTATTGAATACATCAGACTGAAGTGTGGTGACATCATTTTCCTTCAGTTGTGACTTGTAAAAAGTGAAACTGAAGAGTTAAAAAGTCATGTATATGGAAAGAATTCTCTTAGGAGCTACCATAATCAGAGAAAATACTACCATTTTTCTAAAAAGTGCCCTCCCTGTTTTGCAGGTTCAGTAGAGTGTTCAGCCAGACTCTATTATTAAAGGATTAAcacatcattttctgttttccaggacTCTGAACCACCAGTATGACTACACATTTGATTGGACAATGTTAAAGCAGAAAGCAGCACAGCAGGCAGCCTCTTCAAGTGGGCAGGGTCAGCAGGCCCAAACCCCCACAGGCAAGCAAACTGACAAAACCAAGAGTAACATGAAAGGTTAGTAGCCAAGAACCAAGTGACGTGACAGGGAACAAATTGAACACAAAATTGGGTAATTCCTTCATTTCTAACAGTGTTAGATCGAGGAAGTGGttttgaaagaagtaaaaatttggCTCTGTGTTTTTACAAAGAGACGTCCTTGGAAAATTTGACTACTAACTTTAAACCCAAATGTCcttgttcatatatatatgtatatgtatttgtatatacatatatgtgtgtatatattatatcatttctCTTGGGATTTTGGGTCATTTTTAACAACTGCATCttttttactcattcattaaccctttccaaaataaacatttggtgtTGGGAATATGGTATACTCAATCAATCCAAAATCCTAGACCTAACACTTGttgatttttaataatgaatCTGGTTAGCCGTGGTATTTTGACTTTCAGACTAACAGTGTTAagaatttttctgcatgttaaTGCTGtagcatttaaaatgaaaaatggtgaACATGGTCCGATTTCCAGAGGTGGTGCGTCTGGCATTGACCCCAAAGTGTCTATCTTCTCGGTTGCGGAGCATCTCATTTACGTTCTTAAATGCTCAAATAACTGAAAAGCTCGACACATCTTTCCTACTCAAGAACCAGATCTCTCTTTTGGTTGCTATTTAACTACCTAGGTTCTTAATTTTAAAACgcttgttttgttttaggctTTCTTTTATGGAACCTTGCAAATACTCAGGGTCTGGGAATTCATTATGGAATTGAACTCTGCAGTTAGGCCTTGCAAATTGGAAAAAACTGGGgcaaatgccactgaactgctagtctctttcctttctgtctctggcaCTCTTGGTGCTACTAAGGAGTAGAACTGTTGGGGCACATTCTTGTCACTGTTGCCATACAGTTCGACTCCCGAGTttcatggtttttgtttgcttttctttaccCCCGTTGTTCCCTTTCTGGGGCTTACCTCCTGATACCTGCCTACTTTCTGGAAGGGGTGGGCAGGTAAGGTTTGGTTTTTGTGGtttctaattatttcatttctgaatGACTGCTCTAGTCTGAACCTAGCCTTCTTTGGGCTATATTTTTAGTATTGTATCTGAACAGTTTggtaatttaaaaacagattccGATCTGAGGTTACTTTTCAAGAAGGAGAATTCACTGGTGTCATCCTCATCCCAGCAGCTCATCTGTTAGGAATGAAGTTGAGATTCTTTTCTTCAACATTTCTGTATTGGGGGAGGATTCACAGCTGAAAGCTTAGCGTAACGGGGGTTCTTAGATGATGAAATTTCCGCTCAGGATAACAAACACTGATGCTTGCCTCTGCATCTCAGTTGGGACCTAATTTTCCCTTTTGAGTGTTTTAATCATGATATAGCTAATCAGAGTGCCAAACTCTTAATGCGCTAGGTAGCTAGCTGGTATCACTGAGAAACGGTCCTACCAGTGTAACGTCTCTAAACTTAGGACTTGTTATGCCTAACATCTATTAaggtatttgctttttttcataaaatgaaaccaATTTTTGCCTAAAGCTAGCTGGGATAATAGGATCATCACGAGTTGCAGTTTCTAGAACTAAAATTAGATTGAAATCTCATCTGACCTAGAACATTTCACTTCAGGCATTCAGCAGCCTTCAGAAAGAATTCCCTTATTTTGAGTTAGTTCCATTGTTAGTTtactgtgtgtctctttctcaataaacaaGCAGAATTTTTGTCCTGCCTCATCTAGGTCTTAAAGATGAGAAGTTGGATCCAGTGAGTTAGTATGtttccttggaaaaaaaattgtaattaaactTAAGTTTaatccttaattttgttttgtaactatttttcataaaagcaactttaaatatcttacacaGTTTtcggggcacttggctggctcagtagagcatatggctcttgatctcagggcctgAGTTTTAGCCCCACTTTGGGGGTAGAGttcacctaaaaaaaataaaaaatcttgcaAAATTTTCACGGCAATCATAGAAACAGGGTTTATATAAATTACTACATAAACATCAACttgtaaaatattgaaaaattggaTTTTTCATAAAATGCATCATTTACCATTGACTGCTTTCAGAGAGACATTTTCAGGTGGTATATTTTGATTCCAAGCAAAATACTGCTTGCTACTAAAATGTACCAGGCCCTGGAATACAAACAACAAAATTGTGTTTGATCTTTGGCTTCTCGAAACGTTTGTTTTGTCTTGGATCTAGAACTTAGTGCCCCAGACAGATCTCATGTGAAATCCCCTCAGTATAAAGCCGTGAATGTGTACGGCAGGTTTGAAGGTGGCATGAAATAAGTTTGGGGAGCCCACTTCCCTAACCCCAGCCGTATTTATCCAGACCATATTGAGAAATCTCCTATGAAGTCTGGAGTTTGAAGACAGTCCCTTTAGGTGACTTACTCCTTATGTCAATCTCTATGTAATTAGGGTGTTTAAAAGCATGTTATTCTCTTAGGGTCCACTACagtcatttttttattcaagGAAGAGCTCCCCTGCAGCTCAACTCTTGAAGTCCTTTCAGTGACGATAACATCATATAATACATTTTTCTGGTTAAAACTTTAGAAGGCACTTACCTAATACATCCTATCAGTTTTTGTTCACGGAATTATATGCTGAGGTTTTCCAAAGCAGAGAATTTGGTTTCTTAAATGTATCTTAAGCACATGAAACTGTATACTGCAGGGATATCTATTCCTGGAAAAATCCCCGGAACTGGTTGACATACTAATATATTTTACGttattagtt
It contains:
- the CSNK1A1 gene encoding casein kinase I isoform X2; the encoded protein is MASSSGSKAEFIVGGKYKLVRKIGSGSFGDIYLAINITNGEEVAVKLESQKARHPQLLYESKLYKILQGGVGIPHIRWYGQEKDYNVLVMDLLGPSLEDLFNFCSRRFTMKTVLMLADQMISRIEYVHTKNFIHRDIKPDNFLMGIGRHCNKCLESPVGKRKRSMTVSTSQDPSFSGLNQLFLIDFGLAKKYRDNRTRQHIPYREDKNLTGTARYASINAHLGIEQSRRDDMESLGYVLMYFNRTSLPWQGLKAATKKQKYEKISEKKMSTPVEVLCKGFPAEFAMYLNYCRGLRFEEAPDYMYLRQLFRILFRTLNHQYDYTFDWTMLKQKAAQQAASSSGQGQQAQTPTGLKDEKLDPVS
- the CSNK1A1 gene encoding casein kinase I isoform X1, whose translation is MASSSGSKAEFIVGGKYKLVRKIGSGSFGDIYLAINITNGEEVAVKLESQKARHPQLLYESKLYKILQGGVGIPHIRWYGQEKDYNVLVMDLLGPSLEDLFNFCSRRFTMKTVLMLADQMISRIEYVHTKNFIHRDIKPDNFLMGIGRHCNKCLESPVGKRKRSMTVSTSQDPSFSGLNQLFLIDFGLAKKYRDNRTRQHIPYREDKNLTGTARYASINAHLGIEQSRRDDMESLGYVLMYFNRTSLPWQGLKAATKKQKYEKISEKKMSTPVEVLCKGFPAEFAMYLNYCRGLRFEEAPDYMYLRQLFRILFRTLNHQYDYTFDWTMLKQKAAQQAASSSGQGQQAQTPTGKQTDKTKSNMKGF
- the CSNK1A1 gene encoding casein kinase I isoform X4, which produces MASSSGSKAEFIVGGKYKLVRKIGSGSFGDIYLAINITNGEEVAVKLESQKARHPQLLYESKLYKILQGGVGIPHIRWYGQEKDYNVLVMDLLGPSLEDLFNFCSRRFTMKTVLMLADQMISRIEYVHTKNFIHRDIKPDNFLMGIGRHCNKLFLIDFGLAKKYRDNRTRQHIPYREDKNLTGTARYASINAHLGIEQSRRDDMESLGYVLMYFNRTSLPWQGLKAATKKQKYEKISEKKMSTPVEVLCKGFPAEFAMYLNYCRGLRFEEAPDYMYLRQLFRILFRTLNHQYDYTFDWTMLKQKAAQQAASSSGQGQQAQTPTGKQTDKTKSNMKGF
- the CSNK1A1 gene encoding casein kinase I isoform X5, with the protein product MASSSGSKAEFIVGGKYKLVRKIGSGSFGDIYLAINITNGEEVAVKLESQKARHPQLLYESKLYKILQGGVGIPHIRWYGQEKDYNVLVMDLLGPSLEDLFNFCSRRFTMKTVLMLADQMISRIEYVHTKNFIHRDIKPDNFLMGIGRHCNKLFLIDFGLAKKYRDNRTRQHIPYREDKNLTGTARYASINAHLGIEQSRRDDMESLGYVLMYFNRTSLPWQGLKAATKKQKYEKISEKKMSTPVEVLCKGFPAEFAMYLNYCRGLRFEEAPDYMYLRQLFRILFRTLNHQYDYTFDWTMLKQKAAQQAASSSGQGQQAQTPTGF